The Elaeis guineensis isolate ETL-2024a chromosome 12, EG11, whole genome shotgun sequence sequence CACGTATTAAACGTATCATTGCAGCAAACTAATCTTCATGATATCGCTCATTAAAATACAATTTCAGGGGACAAGAAGCACAAACATGCAAgctatgttcaaaataaaattccCTTCTATCGGTGATTCAATTAAGAACAACcaacaattttcttttctttttaacaaaTCTCTGCGAAAGCATGCATCCTCTCGTTCAAACACTGACCATTGAAACTAAGTAGATTTACTTGATCCATACATCAACATCACAAACAGGCACACTGTGTTCCTTTTTCATAGCACTAGTTTCCATCATGGAAGCCTCAGAAAGAACTGACACTTTGTTTCCTTTTAGCATCAAGACATCATTCCCTCCATTCCTTCTTGCTTCATCCAACTCCAAGGCCTTCCTTGAGACCACTCCATAGATTTCTTCTAAGATACTTAGGAAAGCACTCTCCACATTTTCCCCACTAAGTGCGGATGCCTCTGAAAAGAAGAGTCCTTGTTCCTCAGCAAATTCCACGGCATCTTCAGTAGAGACAGCCCTTCGACCAGCGAGGTCGGCTTTGTTTCCTATTAGCATGACAACAATGGAATTGTCAGCATGGGCTCGTAGTTCCTCAACCCACCTCGCAACATGATCAAATGTCTGCCTGTTGGTGATGTCATAAACTAACATTGCACCAAGGGCTCCTCTGTAGTAAGCACTAGTGACTGCTCTGTACCTGCATTGAGGAGAGAGGAGGTAATCACATAGATGCAATGTGATGTGTTAttcttctaaaatattcttagttttTGTGAAGTAGAGCTGGAGATTTCAAACAAAAGGAGCAAGATGTTTAATGTTAGGTTTCTAACCATGCCAACCAGTAAGTTGAAGGAAAAGTAAACCACTACTCGAGAAGAAGCAAGAATTGCAAGTTAAGATAGGAACCTGAACTGAAGTGAATCCACAAATTAGACTACTATTGACACTAGTATCTTTCTTGTGTTAAATTAATGGAATACTTAAAGAATTTCTTgataaaaagatgaaaaaaaatgtTGCAGTGGGTATCACAACTAGGGTTGGGCCGCTCGATTGGTCTTTCTCAGTCTATTTATCTAATTTACCTGTCCAGCTTGATAACCAAGTGGATTAGCAGGCTTTTAGCTGCCAACCGTACAACACAGTCCAGAAATTCTTCTATTGGCAGACAGAATCATTTAGTTAGATATCAAGAATTGTACAATATATCAATCATAATGTCCAAACCATGCTTCATAAGTATATGTAAGCAGGCCTGATCGGTTGATTATTAATGTAATCATCTAATCACTTACCcaagatataaataaataaatggacAAAACCACCTTATTGGTTTGGTATCAGTAGGCTTTACTAGATCAGATAAAGTCTACGAAATCTGACTTGCAAAACCAATGAGTGCAACCCCACAGTAGCTTTTATCACCAAACAGTGTTATGCTGGTTCTGATATATGAAAGTTGTCTGTTTATCTTCCATGTTCTTCAATCTGAATTCTGCCCTGAAGTATTATCTTCTGCATTGGTCTGTTGCTGCCACTGTTTTGCCCTTTAAATTCTCAACTTAGACTACAGACAATCTGTATTTTTCTCTAAGGCACCTTCTGTTGCCTGGCTCTTGTAAATAATATTCTGTCCATTACTCTCTTTCAATAATAAAAAATGGGCTGGCATCTTGCCTCCcctcccatcaaaaaaaaaaaaaaaaaagaca is a genomic window containing:
- the LOC105054628 gene encoding ras-related protein RABA3, producing the protein MQAEEKRVEEEMMGREEEDWEAERAAEIDYVFKIVVVGDSAVGKTQLLGRFTKDEFCFDSKSTIGVEFQTRTITLNHKRIKAQIWDTAGQERYRAVTSAYYRGALGAMLVYDITNRQTFDHVARWVEELRAHADNSIVVMLIGNKADLAGRRAVSTEDAVEFAEEQGLFFSEASALSGENVESAFLSILEEIYGVVSRKALELDEARRNGGNDVLMLKGNKVSVLSEASMMETSAMKKEHSVPVCDVDVWIK